Within Candidatus Cloacimonadota bacterium, the genomic segment TAGTTTGTTATCCTAAAGCCGTCTTCGTCAGGATCAATAGACAGCCCTTCCCACCCCGAAAAGAGGCATCTCATCACTGACATGAGTAAAGCCAACATAATTTTGATTTATAAACTTGAATTGGTGTTGAGACCTCTCCATTTCGCTTCGCTTCAGTCGAGATGACAATATTTAGTTGCTATACAAAAAAGGGCAGATAGCATTATTTTTTAGAAATGACTTGACACATGAAATAGCATAATGAATTTTTTCGTCGTGCATTTTCCCGTAGAAGTAGAATTTTTTCGAACAGATCGAAAAGAATAAAGTAGTGGAAGTGTTATGAAAGTTTATACTGTAACTAAAAGACAGTGGACGGAGTTTTTAAGTGAATTTTTGTTAGACTACCAAGTGTACGCTCCCATCAAGAAAGAGAATTCGGTCGACTTCGAAGAGTTAATACCCCGTAAGATCGATTCAATCTATTATGACGGCAATACCCCAATAACTCCCCTGAAAGCTTTTTTGTTTCCTGTAAAGGAGAATGTGGTCAACTTGAAAAAGCCCCAACCGAAAATTGTTATTGGTGTTCCTAACTGTGATCTGGCAGCTTTGAATCTACTCGATAATATCTATCTGGGAGAAGAGTTCTTGGATCCAACTTACAAGGATAATCGTGAAAACACGATAATTTTTGGGAAGGATTGCTATCAGTACAAAGATAGTTGCCATTGCACCGCTTATGATCTGAAACCTTATCCGGAAAAGAACTCTGATGTATCTATGTCTATAATGGATGATAAGTTCTATCTTTCACCGATGAGTAAAAAGGGTGAACAGTTTCTGGAAAAGTATAAGATCAACAAAAGCGAAGAGTCCGAAGAGTTGCCGGAAAAGATTATTGAGAAAAGAGATGAGATGGTAAAAGGACTTCAGGAGCTAAACAAAAATCTTCCCAATCAATCGGAGAGTCGACTTGGTATAGAAAAAGAGAACGTTGAACTCTGGAAACATCATGCATCAACTTGTGTATCTTGTGGAGCTTGTTCCTTTATCTGTCCAACTTGTCATTGTTTTCTCTTAGTTGATAAGGAGAACTTTGAGAAGGTTAAAAACTGGGATGTTTGTCAATTTCCCTCTTTTGCTAAGGTGGCTGCCGGCGAAGATCCCTTAAAGAAGCTCTATGACCGGCTGAAGTATCGCTATCTTTGTAAATTTATTTACAAACCGGATATGTTCAAGGCAATTGCCTGTACCGGTTGTGGCAGATGTATCGATACATGCATTGGTAAGATCAACAAAAATGATGTAATCAAAGAAGCCTGTAAGCAAGGATAAAAATATGCAGGATAAAAACATATACAAACCGATAAAAGCTAAACTGATCGAAGTGATCGATGAGTCTCCGATGATCAAGACTTTCGTACTGGTTCCTGAAGAGGAGTTTTTCTTTAAAACAGGTCAGTTTATTGAAGCAACAGTAGATGGGGTAGGTGAAGCACCCTTCACTCCATCTTCCTCACCATTAGTAACAACTCAGTTAGATCTGACCGTGATGAAAGCCGGTTATGTTACCGAAAAGATGCATGAGATGAAACCGGGTGACTATATGGGTATCCGAGGACCTTACGGGAGAGGATATCCAGTCGAAGAATATTATGACAAGGAAGTGCTGATACTTGGTGGAGGTTGCGGTTTTGCTCCTATCAGGTCACTACTCTATAGTCTGAAAGCGGTATCGGATAAGTTGAGGAAAGTGACTTTTTGCTATGGTTCCAAAACACCGGTAGATTGTATCTACAAGCCCTATATAACAGAACTTCGTGAAACACCTAAATTCGAAGTTTATCGCTCGGTAGATAAAGGTGATGAGAGCTGGACAGAGAAGGTCGGTGTCGTAACAGTATTGCTTGATGATGTAAAGGTAGATATTCCGAATTCAGTAGCAGTAGTCTGCGGGCCACCAATAATGATGAAGTTCGGAACCAAGAGACTTTTGGAGATGGGATATCCTGAAGATAAGATCTATCTATCAATGGAAAAGAACATGTCATGTGGAGTTGGTAAATGCGGACACTGTGCCATGGGTGACTACTTTGTCTGCAAAGACGGACCTGTCTTTACCTATAACGAAATCAAAAATCATCCTCATATCTGGATGTAAGAGAAGTCTATGAGTAAGAAGATACTGATTGATTTAGCCAAGTTTCGCGAAAATGCAACTAATGGAGAATACAACTACGGAGAATGTACTTATGATTTTCATCCGAATAATATTGGGATGAAAGATATTGTTGAACAAGCAATGATGAGATTGACTTGCCGACGTTGTGAAGAAGCACCCTGCGTTAATGTATGCCCTGCAGAAGCGTTGGAGAAAGATGAGGAAGGATATCTTAAAAGATTTACCAATCTCTGTATCGGGTGTCAGTCGTGTGTAGCTGCCTGTCCTTTTGGCACATTATCAAATAGAATTATTACAGATAAGAAATCGATTTGTGATTTATGTGATTTTAATGAGGAGTCAAAACCACTTAAATGTATGCAGACAGCTCCGGAGGGGGCGATCACTTTCACTGAAGCTGAGGCAAATGAAGCTGAAGGGATTTTTCAATTAAATGATAAAGTACTGGTGAAAGAGATCAGGTGGGAAGATTTAAAGCAAAATGAATGAAATAGGTGTTAGGTTCTAGGTTATTGTTGGTTAACACTTCACACCTAACCCCTAAAACCTAATATCTATTTGGAGAAATATATGGGAATTGAGATATTTTACTTTCTGATCTTTCCGGGATTGCTCTTTTCCGGAATTATAGGCGGATTAATCAGTTGGGTAGATAGAAAGATTACTGCCAGAGTGCAATTTCGGCAAGGTCCTCCAATGTTACAGCCATTTTACGACTTTGTTAAACTATTGGTAAAGGAAACCCTAATTCCTGCCAGAGGATCAATTACTACCTTTATTTTAGCCCCAGTGTTTGCCCTATTTGGAGCTACTATTTCAGCCGTTTTTATTCTGTTGCCTATCTTAGGGATTGATCATGGTTTTGCCGGTGATATCATTGTCATAGTTTATCTGCTGAATATTCCCTCGTTGTCCTATATTATGGGTGCTCTGGCTTCCGGTAACCCTTTAGCAGCCGTTGGTGCATCCCGTGAAATGAAACTTATCTTGAGTTATGAAATACCGTTCCTGCTGGTTCTGATCTCGATCATCATCAAAGCAGGAATGACGATAAGTTTATCAGAGATCGTAGCAGTACAAATGACATCGGGAGCTTTCATAGGTAGTATCTCAGGTATAATAGGTTTTATAACTGTTTTGATGTGTATTCAGGCAAAACTCGGTTTAGTTCCCTTTGATATGGCGGAAGGTGAGGGGGAGATCTGCGACGGGATAGCTATTGAATTTTCCGGATCGATATTAGCACTGATCAAGCTGACGAAGTATATAATGTTCTTTATACTGCCTGCTTTGGTAGCCGGTATTTATTTCGCAGGGCTACCTTTAACTGGTATCAATATCTTATGGTCAATATTGAAAATTTTTGCAGTAGTTTTATTAATTACATTAATTCGCAACACTAATCCGCGAGTTCGTATAGAACAGGCAATGCGATTTTTCTGGATATGGATGAATTTGCTGGCGATAATAAGTATCATATTAGCAGTCTTTGGATTATAAATGAACACTAAAATTCAACCACTAATGAACACAGATAACTACACTAATGATCACGAATCAAAAGAAATGGACTCGAATAAAATTCAGGATTTGCTGTTTGGTCAGGAGTGTTATCAGATCATTGGTGCTTGTTATACTGTTCATAACGAGCTAGGGAATGGGTTTTTAGAACCGGTTTATCAAGAAGCTTTATCAATTGAAATGGCAAACAACAAAATCCCATTCGAAAGAGAAAAACATATAAGTATTCATTATAAAGGATATATTTTGGATAAGAAATACATAGCTGATTTTGTTTGCTACGATAAAATTATCTTAGAATTGAAGTCTGTTGATGATCTAATAGACGAACACGCATCTCAAGTCTTTAATTACTTGAAAGCAAGTAAAATGCGGTTAGGGTTATTAATCAATTTCGGTAAGACAAAACTACAGTATAAAAGGGTAATCCTATGAATAGTTTTTATGTCGAAGTTAGGGTCTTTATTAGTGTTGATTCGTGGTTAACCTTTCGTGTACATTCGTGGATATCTTTATAGGAGAGGAAATTGGGTCTTAAAGAGTTAAGTTTTAAGAAATCATTATGGGTATTCCATTTAAGTGTCGGGTCGTGTAACAATTGTGATATTGAAATTCTCGATCTATTGACACCGAGATATGATGTTGAGAGATTTGGTATGAAACTGGTTGGGA encodes:
- a CDS encoding FAD/NAD(P)-binding protein, producing MQDKNIYKPIKAKLIEVIDESPMIKTFVLVPEEEFFFKTGQFIEATVDGVGEAPFTPSSSPLVTTQLDLTVMKAGYVTEKMHEMKPGDYMGIRGPYGRGYPVEEYYDKEVLILGGGCGFAPIRSLLYSLKAVSDKLRKVTFCYGSKTPVDCIYKPYITELRETPKFEVYRSVDKGDESWTEKVGVVTVLLDDVKVDIPNSVAVVCGPPIMMKFGTKRLLEMGYPEDKIYLSMEKNMSCGVGKCGHCAMGDYFVCKDGPVFTYNEIKNHPHIWM
- a CDS encoding 4Fe-4S dicluster domain-containing protein encodes the protein MKVYTVTKRQWTEFLSEFLLDYQVYAPIKKENSVDFEELIPRKIDSIYYDGNTPITPLKAFLFPVKENVVNLKKPQPKIVIGVPNCDLAALNLLDNIYLGEEFLDPTYKDNRENTIIFGKDCYQYKDSCHCTAYDLKPYPEKNSDVSMSIMDDKFYLSPMSKKGEQFLEKYKINKSEESEELPEKIIEKRDEMVKGLQELNKNLPNQSESRLGIEKENVELWKHHASTCVSCGACSFICPTCHCFLLVDKENFEKVKNWDVCQFPSFAKVAAGEDPLKKLYDRLKYRYLCKFIYKPDMFKAIACTGCGRCIDTCIGKINKNDVIKEACKQG
- a CDS encoding GxxExxY protein yields the protein MDSNKIQDLLFGQECYQIIGACYTVHNELGNGFLEPVYQEALSIEMANNKIPFEREKHISIHYKGYILDKKYIADFVCYDKIILELKSVDDLIDEHASQVFNYLKASKMRLGLLINFGKTKLQYKRVIL
- a CDS encoding 4Fe-4S binding protein translates to MSKKILIDLAKFRENATNGEYNYGECTYDFHPNNIGMKDIVEQAMMRLTCRRCEEAPCVNVCPAEALEKDEEGYLKRFTNLCIGCQSCVAACPFGTLSNRIITDKKSICDLCDFNEESKPLKCMQTAPEGAITFTEAEANEAEGIFQLNDKVLVKEIRWEDLKQNE
- a CDS encoding NADH-quinone oxidoreductase subunit H — its product is MGIEIFYFLIFPGLLFSGIIGGLISWVDRKITARVQFRQGPPMLQPFYDFVKLLVKETLIPARGSITTFILAPVFALFGATISAVFILLPILGIDHGFAGDIIVIVYLLNIPSLSYIMGALASGNPLAAVGASREMKLILSYEIPFLLVLISIIIKAGMTISLSEIVAVQMTSGAFIGSISGIIGFITVLMCIQAKLGLVPFDMAEGEGEICDGIAIEFSGSILALIKLTKYIMFFILPALVAGIYFAGLPLTGINILWSILKIFAVVLLITLIRNTNPRVRIEQAMRFFWIWMNLLAIISIILAVFGL